In a single window of the Zea mays cultivar B73 chromosome 5, Zm-B73-REFERENCE-NAM-5.0, whole genome shotgun sequence genome:
- the LOC103625882 gene encoding lysosomal beta glucosidase-like isoform X2 — MALLTAPAVAALLLFFWSAAAQGVPPYKDASKDVEVRVRDLLARMTLAEKVGQMTQIERLVASPQVLRDYYIGSLLSGGGSVPRKQATAAEWVAMVGDFQRACLSTRLGIPMIYGIDAVHGHNNVYGATIFPHNVGLGATRDPNLVKRIGAATALEVRATGIQYAFAPCIAVCRDPRWGRCYESYSEDRRLVQNMTELIPGLQGDVPQNFTSGMPFAAGKNKVAACAKHFVGDGGTHDGINENNTIIDRKGLMSIHMPAYLDALRKGVSTVMISYSSWNGLKMHANHNLITGFLKGEHKFQGFTISDWEGIDRITSPPGANYSYSVQASILAGIDMIMVPNNYQDFITILTGHVNSGLIPMSRIDDAVTRILRVKFTMGLFENPMPDPSLADQLGKQEHRDLAREAVRKSLVLLKNGKPGDAPLLPLPKKAAKILVAGSHADNLGYQCGGWTIEWQGDTGRITVGTTLLDAVKAAVDPSTAVVFAENPDAGFVRNGGFSYAIVAVGEHPYTETKGDSMNLTIPEPGPSTIQTVCGAVPCATVLISGRPVVIQPFLGTVHALVAAWLPGSEGQGITDVLFGDYGFTGTLPRTWFKSVDQLPMNYGDEHYDPLFPLGFGLTTQGKKGC; from the exons ATGGCGCTGCTCACGGCGCCGGCGGTGGCCGCGCTGCTGCTCTTCTTCTGGTCCGCGGCCGCGCAGGGCGTGCCGCCGTACAAGGACGCCAGCAAGGACGTGGAGGTCCGCGTCAGGGACCTCCTGGCCCGGATGACGCTGGCCGAGAAGGTCGGCCAGATGACGCAGATCGAGCGGCTCGTTGCGTCGCCGCAGGTGCTCAGGGACTACTACATCGGCAGCCTGCTGAGCGGCGGCGGGAGCGTGCCGCGGAAGCAGGCCACGGCGGCGGAGTGGGTCGCCATGGTCGGCGACTTCCAGAGGGCCTGCCTGTCCACGCGCCTCGGCATCCCGATGATCTACGGCATAGACGCCGTGCACGGCCACAACAACGTGTACGGCGCCACCATCTTCCCCCACAACGTCGGCCTCGGAGCCACCAG GGATCCTAATCTGGTGAAGAGGATCGGCGCCGCCACCGCGCTTGAAGTGAGGGCCACCGGCATCCAGTACGCGTTCGCTCCTTGCATTGCT GTGTGCCGTGATCCGAGGTGGGGCCGGTGCTACGAGAGCTACAGCGAGGACCGCCGTCTCGTGCAGAACATGACTGAGCTCATCCCGGGACTGCAGGGCGACGTCCCGCAGAATTTCACCAGCGGCATGCCCTTCGCCGCCGGAAA GAACAAGGTGGCGGCGTGCGCCAAGCACTTCGTCGGCGACGGTGGCACCCACGACGGCATCAACGAGAACAACACCATCATCGACCGCAAGGGCCTGATGAGCATCCATATGCCGGCCTACCTGGACGCGCTCCGCAAGGGCGTCTCCACGGTCATGATCTCCTACTCCAGCTGGAACGGGCTCAAGATGCACGCCAACCACAACCTCATCACAGGCTTCCTCAAGGGCGAGCACAAGTTCCAG GGCTTCACGATCTCGGACTGGGAAGGCATCGACAGGATCACCAGCCCTCCAGGGGCGAACTACTCCTACTCTGTGCAGGCTTCAATTCTTGCTGGCATTGACATG ATCATGGTGCCAAACAACTACCAAGACTTCATCACCATCCTGACCGGTCACGTGAACAGCGGCCTGATCCCGATGAGCAGGATCGACGACGCCGTGACGAGGATTCTGCGCGTCAAGTTCACCATGGGCCTGTTCGAGAACCCCATGCCGGACCCTAGCCTCGCCGACCAGCTGGGGAAGCAGGAGCACAGGGACCTGGCGCGGGAGGCGGTGAGGAAGTCGCTGGTGCTCCTCAAGAACGGCAAGCCTGGCGACGCGCCGCTGCTGCCCCTGCCCAAGAAGGCCGCCAAGATCCTGGTCGCCGGGAGCCACGCCGACAACCTGGGGTACCAGTGCGGCGGGTGGACGATCGAGTGGCAGGGCGACACGGGCCGCATCACCGTCGGCACCACGCTCCTGGACGCCGTGAAGGCGGCCGTGGACCCGTCGACGGCGGTGGTGTTCGCGGAGAACCCCGACGCGGGCTTCGTCAGGAACGGCGGCTTCTCGTACGCCATCGTGGCCGTGGGCGAGCACCCGTACACGGAGACCAAGGGCGATAGCATGAACCTGACGATCCCGGAGCCCGGGCCGAGCACCATCCAGACGGTGTGCGGCGCCGTGCCCTGCGCGACCGTGCTCATCAGCGGCCGCCCCGTGGTGATACAGCCGTTCCTTGGCACCGTGCACGCGCTCGTGGCGGCCTGGCTGCCGGGAAGCGAAGGCCAGGGCATCACCGACGTGCTCTTCGGGGACTACGGCTTCACGGGGACGCTGCCGCGGACGTGGTTCAAGTCGGTGGACCAGCTGCCGATGAACTACGGCGACGAGCACTACGACCCGCTGTTCCCGCTCGGGTTCGGGCTCACCACACAGGGCAAGAAGGGGTGCTAG
- the LOC103625883 gene encoding putative ammonium transporter 4 member 1 has product MATEAAPEWLDKGDNAWQLAAATLVGLQSVPGLVILYGSIVKKKWAVNSAFMALYAFAATFVCWCFWAFRMSFGDRLLPFVGRPDLAALDQAFLTQQGFAGAYPAATLLFFQFVFAAITLILAAGSLLGRVNFRAWMLFVPLWLTFSYTIGAFSLWSPNGFLFKAGVMDFAGGYVIHLSSGIAGFTAAYWVGPRTAKDREAFPPNNILLTLAGAGLVWMGWTGFNGGAPYAANIDASLAVVNTHLCAATSLLVWLCLDCLVFGRPSVIGAVQGMITGLVCITPAAGLVQGWAAMLMGVASGSVPWCTMMVLHKRSRFLKRVDDTLAVLHTHGVAGSLGGVLTGVLAEPRLSRLFFGDDPRYVGLVYAVKDGRTAAGLRQVGMQLAGIAFVAALNVAVTSAVCLVVGLLVPLRLSEEQLAAGDDAIHGEDAYAVWGDGETYEQSVHGNHSYPMTSNPMSKADEMI; this is encoded by the exons ATGGCGACGGAGGCAGCGCCGGAGTGGCTTGACAAGGGCGACAACGCATGGCAGCTGGCGGCGGCGACTCTGGTGGGTCTGCAGAGCGTGCCGGGGCTGGTCATCCTCTACGGCAGCATCGTCAAGAAGAAGTGGGCCGTCAACTCGGCCTTCATGGCGCTCTACGCCTTCGCCGCCACCTTCGTCTGCTGGTGCTTCTGGGCCTTCCGCATGTCGTTCGGCGACCGCctcctccccttcgtcggccgccCCGACCTCGCCGCGCTCGACCAGGCCTTCCTCACCCAGCAGGGCTTCGCCGGCGCCTACCCGGCCGCGACGCTCCTCTTCTTCCAGTTCGTCTTCGCCGCCATCACGCTCATCCTCGCCGCCGGCTCGCTTCTTGGCCGCGTCAACTTCCGGGCGTGGATGCTCTTCGTGCCGCTCTGGCTCACCTTCTCCTATACCATCGGGGCGTTCAGCCTCTGGAGCCCCAACGGGTTCCTTTTCAAGGCCGGCGTTATGGACTTCGCCGGCGGATACGTCATCCACCTTTCCTCCGGCATCGCCGGCTTCACCGCCGCCTACTGG GTGGGTCCGAGGACGGCCAAGGACAGGGAGGCGTTCCCGCCGAACAACATCCTCCTGACGCTCGCCGGCGCGGGTCTCGTGTGGATGGGTTGGACGGGCTTCAACGGCGGCGCGCCGTACGCCGCCAACATCGACGCGTCCCTCGCGGTCGTGAACACGCACCTGTGCGCGGCCACCAGCCTCCTGGTCTGGCTCTGCCTCGACTGCCTCGTGTTCGGGCGCCCCTCCGTCATCGGCGCCGTCCAGGGCATGATCACCGGCCTGGTGTGCATCACCCCCGCCGCGGGGCTGGTGCAGGGCTGGGCCGCGATGCTCATGGGCGTCGCCTCCGGGAGCGTGCCGTGGTGCACCATGATGGTGCTGCACAAGCGCAGCCGGTTCCTGAAGCGCGTCGACGACACGCTTGCCGTGCTCCACACGCACGGCGTGGCGGGCAGCCTCGGCGGCGTCCTCACGGGGGTCCTCGCGGAGCCGCGGCTCAGCCGCCTCTTCTTCGGCGACGACCCCCGGTACGTGGGCCTCGTGTACGCCGTCAAGGACGGCCGCACTGCCGCGGGGCTCCGGCAGGTGGGCATGCAGCTGGCCGGGATCGCCTTCGTCGCGGCGCTCAACGTCGCCGTGACGAGCGCGGTGTGCCTGGTCGTCGGGCTGCTCGTGCCGCTACGGCTCAGCGAGGAGCAGCTGGCCGCCGGAGACGACGCCATCCACGGGGAGGACGCGTACGCGGTGTGGGGCGACGGCGAGACGTACGAGCAGTCTGTGCACGGAAACCATTCGTATCCCATGACGTCCAATCCCATGTCCAAAGCCGACGAGATGATATGA
- the LOC542152 gene encoding tousled-like kinase 2 (The RefSeq protein has 4 substitutions compared to this genomic sequence) encodes MSGSSAAGEDIVQHLSSNSNPSSSKLAKLEARMAGKAVSAPSSPPHHPMAAPASAPAISFMDQEELPETSSSDDDNCEEFLIQKNTLKRPRSPDGDNIPALGNFEGSSNEAAKILDVTDTRPSLDNSNRKKQGRGRGRAGTGRGRGSKTVDQPRLTLISAAVVTNGQLDKLTNKEPQSSVQLGHDDRAALQEELSMLHGKVAFLEEELSKSRQDATNYHQLSDRVAKELKDLKDHDQQMRSKQMKVLSDLLIAVSKAERQEARMRIRQESFRLGNVGVMRAGTIISEIWEDGQAIKDLNSHLKSLLETKETIERHRKSLKKRQSDKGDGSDAETSMSEEDIVLQDEICKSRLTSIKREEEQYMRERDRYELEKGRLIREMKRLRDEDGSRFNNFQILHHRYALLNLLGKGGFSEVYKAFDLVEYKYVACKLHGLNAQWSEEKKQSYIRHAIREYNIHKTLVHPNIVRLWDIFEIDHNTFCTVLEYCSGKDLDAVLKATPILPEKEARIIIVQIFQGLVYLNKRGQKIIHYDLKPGNVLFDEVGVAKVTDFGLSKIVEDDVGSQGMELTSQGAGTYWYLPPECFDLSKTPFISSKVDVWSAGVMFYQMLYGRRPFGHDQTQERILREDTIINARRVEFPSKPTVSNEAKDLIRRCLTYNQSERPDVLTITQDPYLSYAKK; translated from the exons atgtcgggctcgtcggcggcagGGGAGGACATAGTGCAGCACCTATCGTCCAATTCTAACCCGTCTTCGTCGAAGCTCGCGAAGCTCGAGGCACGCATGGCCGGCAAGGCTGTCTCCGCGCCATCGTCACCGCCACACCATCCCATGGCTGCCCCCGCCTCCGCACCTGCCATATCCTTCATGGACCAGGAGGAGCTGCCTGAGACTTCCTCTTCCGATGACGAT AACTGTGAGGAGTTTTTGATACAAAAGAATACCCTGAAGCGTCCGAGATCTCCAGATGGTGACAACATCTCTGCTCTTGGAAATTTTGAG GGTTCATCAAACGAGGCAGCAAAGATTTTAGATGTCACGGATACAAGACCATCCCTGGACAATTCAAATAGGAAAAAACAAGGCCGTGGAAGGGGTCGTGCTGGTACAGGCCGAGGCCGTGGCTCAAAGACTGTTGATCAACCACGACTGACTTTGATTTCCTCAGCAGTTGTAACAAATGGTCAACTAGATAAATTAACCAACAAG GAACCCCAATCGAGTGTTCAACTGGGCCATGACGACAGGGCTGCTTTACAG GAAGAATTGTCAATGTTACATGGCAAAGTTGCATTTTTGGAGGAGGAACTTTCTAAATCGCGTCAAGACGCAACAAATTACCATCAACTGAGTGATAGGGTAGCAAAG GAATTGAAGGATCTCAAAGATCATGACCAACAAATGAGATCTAAG CAAATGAAGGTGCTGTCTGATCTGCTGATAGCTGTGTCGAAAGCAGAGAGGCAAGAAGCGCGGATGAGGATAAGGCAGGAATCTTTCAGACTTGGGAATGTTGGTGTTATGAG AGCTGGAACTATCATATCTGAAATTTGGGAAGACGGACAGGCAATAAAAGATCTTAATTCTCACCTG AAATCTTTACTGGAAACTAAGGAGACTATTGAAAGGCATCGTAAATCACTTAAGAAAAGACAATCTG ACAAGGGTGATGGCAGTGACGCTGAGACTAGCATGTCCGAGGAGGACATTGTCTTACAGGACGAAATATGTAAATCTCGTCTAACCAGTATCAAACGG GAGGAAGAACAGTATATGAGAGAGAGAGATCGGTATGAGTTGGAAAAGGGGAGGCTTATACGAGAGATGAAGCGTCTCAGAGATGAAGATGGCTCACGCTTTAACAACTTCCAAATTCTTCACCATCGTTATGCTCTGTTAAATCTTCTTGGAAAGGGAGGGTTTAGTGAGGTTTACAAG GCTTTTGATTTGGTGGAGTACAAGTATGTGGCATGCAAGCTTCATGGATTGAACGCTCAATGGAGTGAGGAGAAAAAACAGAGCTACATACGTCATGCGATTCGTGAATATAACATTCACAAAACTTTGGTGCATCCAAACATTGTCAGGCTATGGGATATATTTGAGATTGATCACAATACATTCTGCACCGTCCTAGAATATTGCAGTG GCAAGGATCTTGATGCAGTCCTTAAAGCCACACCAATTCTTCCAGAAAAAGAAGCAAGAATCATAATTGTTCAAATATTTCAGGGCCTGGTTTATCTAAACAAGAGGGGCCAAAAGATCATTCACTACGATCTAAAACCTGGCAATGTTCTCTTTGATGAGGTTGGTGTTGCAAAAGTTACAGACTTTGGCCTCAGCAAGATTGTGGAGGATGATGTTGGGTCTCAGGGAATGGAACTCACTTCTCAGGGAGCTGGAACCTATTG GTATCTTCCTCCAGAATGCTTTGACCTTAGCAAAACACCATTTATTTCATCTAAG GTGGATGTTTGGTCAGCTGGTGTAATGTTTTACCAAATGCTTTATGGAAGGCGTCCTTTTGGTCATGATCAGACTCAGGAGAGAATACTTCGGGAAGATACAATTATCAATGCACGAAGAGTGGAGTTCCCCTCAAAGCCAGCTGTATCGAATGAGGCGAAG GATCTGATACGCCGGTGCTTGACATACAACCAATCAGAGAGGCCAGATGTACTAACCATAACTCAAGATCATTATCTCTCGTATGCAAAGAAGTAG
- the LOC542684 gene encoding beta-glucanase precursor, with translation MTTVSSAAACLVLAVLLLPSAAQYVKYKDAKQPINERVQDLLGRMTLEEKIGQMSQIERANATAEVIEKYFVGSVLSGGGSVPAEKASASVWQKMVTRMQKAALKTRLGIPIIYGIDAVHGNNDVYNATIFPHNVGLGATRDPRLVKRVGEATAHETRATGIPYTFAPCVAVCRDPRWGRCYESFSEDTRLVQLMTSNMVAGLQGDVPAKHPKGVPFVGGAKKVAGCAKHFVGDGGTTRGINENNTVLSFHDLMRIHMPPYDNAVINGISSVMISYSSWNGVKMHENKFLITDTLKNKLNFRGFVITDWQAVDRITNPPHQHYYHSIKETIHAGIDMVMIPYDYPEFVADLAKQVKQGQIKLERIDDAVSRILRVKFAMGLFEDPLPDPRLTKELGAQEHRALAREAVRKSLVLLKNSKKGQAKPMLPLPKTAKKILVAGSHAHDLGSQCGGWTIKWQGERGNNLTGVGTTILEAIKKAVDKKTSVDYVERPDKDDLAKSAEGYEYAVVAVGEPPYAETAGDNKNLTIPSPGPEVIKDVCGLVRCVVLVVSGRPLVLQPYVDYMDALVAAWLPGTEAQGITDVLFGDYGFTGKLPRTWFKSVDQLPMNYGDKRYDPLFPFGFGLTTKAAASHD, from the exons ATGACGACGGTGTCGTCGGCGGCCGCGTGCCTGGTCCTCGCTGTCCTCCTCCTGCCGTCGGCGGCGCAGTACGTCAAGTACAAGGACGCGAAGCAGCCCATCAATGAGCGCGTTCAGGACCTCCTCGGCCGGATGACGCTCGAGGAGAAGATCGGGCAGATGTCGCAGATCGAGAGGGCCAACGCGACCGCCGAGGTCATCGAGAAGTACTTCGTCG GTAGCGTgctcagcggcggcggcagcgtgcCGGCGGAGAAGGCGTCGGCGTCGGTGTGGCAGAAGATGGTGACCAGGATGCAGAAGGCGGCGCTCAAGACCCGGCTGGGCATCCCCATCATCTACGGCATCGACGCCGTGCACGGCAACAACGACGTCTACAACGCCACCATCTTCCCCCACAACGTCGGCCTCGGCGCCACCAGGGACCCCCGCCTCGTCAAGCGGGTCGGGGAGGCCACGGCGCACGAGACCAGGGCCACCGGCATCCCCTACACTTTCGCGCCATGCGTAGCG GTCTGCCGTGACCCGAGGTGGGGTCGGTGCTACGAGAGCTTCAGCGAGGACACGAGGCTGGTGCAGCTCATGACCTCCAACATGGTGGCCGGCCTGCAGGGCGACGTCCCAGCGAAGCACCCCAAGGGCGTTCCCTTCGTCGGCGGGGCCAAGAAGGTGGCCGGGTGCGCCAAGCACTTCGTCGGCGACGGCGGCACCACCAGGGGCATCAACGAGAACAACACGGTGCTGAGCTTCCACGACCTCATGCGGATCCACATGCCGCCCTACGACAACGCCGTCATCAACGGCATATCCTCCGTCATGATCTCCTACTCCAGCTGGAACGGGGTCAAGATGCACGAGAACAAGTTCCTCATCACCGACACGCTCAAGAACAAGTTGAACTTCAGG GGCTTCGTGATCACGGACTGGCAGGCCGTGGACCGCATCACGAACCCGCCGCACCAGCACTACTACCACTCCATCAAGGAGACGATCCACGCCGGCATCGACATGGTGATGATCCCCTACGACTACCCGGAGTTCGTCGCCGACCTGGCCAAGCAGGTCAAGCAGGGCCAGATCAAGCTGGAGCGCATCGACGACGCCGTCAGCCGGATCCTCCGGGTCAAGTTCGCCATGGGCCTCTTCGAGGACCCGCTCCCGGACCCGCGCCTCACCAAGGAGCTCGGCGCGCAGGAGCACCGGGCGCTGGCGCGGGAGGCCGTCCGCAAGTCGCTCGTGCTGCTCAAGAACAGCAAGAAGGGGCAGGCGAAGCCGATGCTGCCGCTGCCCAAGACGGCCAAGAAGATCCTCGTCGCCGGCAGCCATGCCCACGACCTGGGCAGCCAGTGCGGCGGCTGGACCATCAAGTGGCAGGGGGAGAGGGGCAACAACCTCACCGGCGTCGGCACCAcgatcctggaggccatcaagaaggCGGTGGACAAGAAGACGTCGGTGGACTACGTGGAGCGCCCGGACAAGGACGACCTGGCCAAGAGCGCCGAGGGCTACGAGTACGCGGTGGTAGCGGTGGGCGAACCCCCGTACGCCGAGACGGCCGGCGACAACAAGAACCTGACCATCCCGTCGCCGGGGCCCGAGGTGATCAAGGACGTGTGCGGGCTCGTCAGGTGCGTCGTGCTCGTCGTGTCCGGCCGCCCGCTCGTGCTGCAGCCGTACGTGGACTACATGGACGCGCTCGTCGCGGCCTGGCTGCCCGGCACGGAGGCGCAGGGAATCACCGACGTGCTGTTCGGGGACTATGGGTTCACGGGGAAGCTGCCGCGCACGTGGTTCAAGTCCGTGGACCAGCTGCCCATGAACTACGGCGACAAGCGGTACGATCCGTTGTTCCCGTTCGGCTTCGGGCTCACCACCAAGGCTGCCGCGAGTCACGATTAG
- the LOC103625882 gene encoding lysosomal beta glucosidase-like isoform X1, whose protein sequence is MGVGMKLLERVRRRLVPLLRRHRMALLTAPAVAALLLFFWSAAAQGVPPYKDASKDVEVRVRDLLARMTLAEKVGQMTQIERLVASPQVLRDYYIGSLLSGGGSVPRKQATAAEWVAMVGDFQRACLSTRLGIPMIYGIDAVHGHNNVYGATIFPHNVGLGATRDPNLVKRIGAATALEVRATGIQYAFAPCIAVCRDPRWGRCYESYSEDRRLVQNMTELIPGLQGDVPQNFTSGMPFAAGKNKVAACAKHFVGDGGTHDGINENNTIIDRKGLMSIHMPAYLDALRKGVSTVMISYSSWNGLKMHANHNLITGFLKGEHKFQGFTISDWEGIDRITSPPGANYSYSVQASILAGIDMIMVPNNYQDFITILTGHVNSGLIPMSRIDDAVTRILRVKFTMGLFENPMPDPSLADQLGKQEHRDLAREAVRKSLVLLKNGKPGDAPLLPLPKKAAKILVAGSHADNLGYQCGGWTIEWQGDTGRITVGTTLLDAVKAAVDPSTAVVFAENPDAGFVRNGGFSYAIVAVGEHPYTETKGDSMNLTIPEPGPSTIQTVCGAVPCATVLISGRPVVIQPFLGTVHALVAAWLPGSEGQGITDVLFGDYGFTGTLPRTWFKSVDQLPMNYGDEHYDPLFPLGFGLTTQGKKGC, encoded by the exons ATGGGGGTGGGGATGAAACTGCTCGAACGA GTCCGGAGGCGCCTCGTCCCGCTCCTACGCCGCCACAGGATGGCGCTGCTCACGGCGCCGGCGGTGGCCGCGCTGCTGCTCTTCTTCTGGTCCGCGGCCGCGCAGGGCGTGCCGCCGTACAAGGACGCCAGCAAGGACGTGGAGGTCCGCGTCAGGGACCTCCTGGCCCGGATGACGCTGGCCGAGAAGGTCGGCCAGATGACGCAGATCGAGCGGCTCGTTGCGTCGCCGCAGGTGCTCAGGGACTACTACATCGGCAGCCTGCTGAGCGGCGGCGGGAGCGTGCCGCGGAAGCAGGCCACGGCGGCGGAGTGGGTCGCCATGGTCGGCGACTTCCAGAGGGCCTGCCTGTCCACGCGCCTCGGCATCCCGATGATCTACGGCATAGACGCCGTGCACGGCCACAACAACGTGTACGGCGCCACCATCTTCCCCCACAACGTCGGCCTCGGAGCCACCAG GGATCCTAATCTGGTGAAGAGGATCGGCGCCGCCACCGCGCTTGAAGTGAGGGCCACCGGCATCCAGTACGCGTTCGCTCCTTGCATTGCT GTGTGCCGTGATCCGAGGTGGGGCCGGTGCTACGAGAGCTACAGCGAGGACCGCCGTCTCGTGCAGAACATGACTGAGCTCATCCCGGGACTGCAGGGCGACGTCCCGCAGAATTTCACCAGCGGCATGCCCTTCGCCGCCGGAAA GAACAAGGTGGCGGCGTGCGCCAAGCACTTCGTCGGCGACGGTGGCACCCACGACGGCATCAACGAGAACAACACCATCATCGACCGCAAGGGCCTGATGAGCATCCATATGCCGGCCTACCTGGACGCGCTCCGCAAGGGCGTCTCCACGGTCATGATCTCCTACTCCAGCTGGAACGGGCTCAAGATGCACGCCAACCACAACCTCATCACAGGCTTCCTCAAGGGCGAGCACAAGTTCCAG GGCTTCACGATCTCGGACTGGGAAGGCATCGACAGGATCACCAGCCCTCCAGGGGCGAACTACTCCTACTCTGTGCAGGCTTCAATTCTTGCTGGCATTGACATG ATCATGGTGCCAAACAACTACCAAGACTTCATCACCATCCTGACCGGTCACGTGAACAGCGGCCTGATCCCGATGAGCAGGATCGACGACGCCGTGACGAGGATTCTGCGCGTCAAGTTCACCATGGGCCTGTTCGAGAACCCCATGCCGGACCCTAGCCTCGCCGACCAGCTGGGGAAGCAGGAGCACAGGGACCTGGCGCGGGAGGCGGTGAGGAAGTCGCTGGTGCTCCTCAAGAACGGCAAGCCTGGCGACGCGCCGCTGCTGCCCCTGCCCAAGAAGGCCGCCAAGATCCTGGTCGCCGGGAGCCACGCCGACAACCTGGGGTACCAGTGCGGCGGGTGGACGATCGAGTGGCAGGGCGACACGGGCCGCATCACCGTCGGCACCACGCTCCTGGACGCCGTGAAGGCGGCCGTGGACCCGTCGACGGCGGTGGTGTTCGCGGAGAACCCCGACGCGGGCTTCGTCAGGAACGGCGGCTTCTCGTACGCCATCGTGGCCGTGGGCGAGCACCCGTACACGGAGACCAAGGGCGATAGCATGAACCTGACGATCCCGGAGCCCGGGCCGAGCACCATCCAGACGGTGTGCGGCGCCGTGCCCTGCGCGACCGTGCTCATCAGCGGCCGCCCCGTGGTGATACAGCCGTTCCTTGGCACCGTGCACGCGCTCGTGGCGGCCTGGCTGCCGGGAAGCGAAGGCCAGGGCATCACCGACGTGCTCTTCGGGGACTACGGCTTCACGGGGACGCTGCCGCGGACGTGGTTCAAGTCGGTGGACCAGCTGCCGATGAACTACGGCGACGAGCACTACGACCCGCTGTTCCCGCTCGGGTTCGGGCTCACCACACAGGGCAAGAAGGGGTGCTAG